The sequence GAAGTACCACATTTAAAAGCATGTCGAATTTGTTGTTGTAttaattgatgaaaaataattgATGCAATGTTTCATATATATTTTACTTGATACTGGGGGTAGTCCAATCTGTAATcatgttacattacatgtcatttgttagacgcttttatccaaagtgacttactgtggacaatccgtgaagtgtcttgcccagggacacaacgacatgctgactgcagtgggactcgaacttgttATCCTCAGAtccgaagtccagcacactgagccacagccagtATATGTATATCATGTTTGTTAATCAATTAAACCAGATTAATGTAGTGACGTAAAAAGTACATAATTTCCCCTGAGATTTAAATCGAGGAGAATTAGCAGAGCGTTCAAATACTCCagtgaagtacaagtacctaCAAAGTGTACACAATTGCAGCTTACATGTAATCCTACAGTATTCAGGGGATAAAGTACACACTTAatttattatgtattattaAGATTGTTTATTGATCCTCCTGTGAGAGTCAGCAGGTGATGTTTTCCCACAGTTCAGTCTGCCAGAAGGGGGCGGGGCCTGTCGCTGTAACAAGCCAATGATGAGTGGGCGTGGAGCCACGACTGATAAACATCTGAGCCAATCAGACAGTAACAGGTCCCAGAGGAGAGAGGGGGCGTGTTtcaattagtgtgtgtgtgtgtgtgtgtgtgtgtgtgtgtgtgtgtgtgtgtgtgtgtgtgtgtgtgtgtgtgtgtgtgtgtgtgtgtgtgtgtgtgtgtgtgtgtgtgtgtgtgtgtgtgtgtgtgtgtgtgtgtgtgtgtgtgtgtgtgtgtgtgtgtgtgtgtgtgtgtgatggtgctTCAGTCTCAGTTCCCACCTCTGTCTAGTTCTGCAGTGTTTTATTGTGTCTGTTTATCTGATCGGAGCATCTTTTCTGCTAAGTGACAAAAGACAGAGGAGAGAAGTATTCAGGGCCTTTACTGCAGTACATTTACTAAAAGCACACATAGAAAATAGTTTCCATCTTTCTTTTAAATCCTTAGTTAGGTAAAAGTTTGTATCAGCAAAACATTCTATCAGTGTAACCCTACATCTCCTGGAAACATCTACTGTACCTTTGAGGTACTTTTTTGAGTACTCTACCAGGTGTTTTTAACTATGTCAGTGCACAGATTGTGTCACATCGATAACATTACAATCATGCAAGACAGTCATGAAGCTTTACAGAAGTGTAGCGATGAAAATGATCAGTCATTTAAAAAATGGGAGTGTAAGAGACCACCTGGTAAacaatgcaaatataaaaaacaaatatcccaaaagacatgcaaatgaagaaacatctgcACCAACTAGATAACACGTGTGCAGCATTCAGAAAACATTCACCAACCTGACGAAACATGCGCAGCGTTTACAAATAAATGAAAGGCTAAaaaagctcaaaacacaacgttacggggacactaaaaagtgacgcacacagctgggaacgGAGCGCTTGTTGGCGTTCTGGGATTATAAAGTTGGCCAAATGTCTCTGTTGTTGGAGAGTATAGCTAATAGGTTGTATCAGCTTATTTTAGATGTGATCACTTCCTTCAGATAATATTTGTATCTGCTGCAAGCTAGCTAGCTGATGTAGCTAACCTAGTCATTTCAATACTGACAACAGTGTCAACAAGCGCTCCGGTccaagctgtgtgcgtcaccttttagtgtcccctggtttctGTGGTTTTTGGGGCTGCAGTGTGTTTATCTAAAGGAAGTATTTTAGGCCTTTGtgtttgcacctgtcggccactaTAATAACCGCATCTGTGGTAATAAAATTGACCGTAATTACCTCTGAGAGAGGAGTTGAAGTATAAGGTAGAATACATTGAAAATATCCAAGCAAATGTGTTTAGTTACCTTTCACCTCTGCTGACACGACGGATCAGATAAAGGGAGACAATGACACGCTGTGGAAAGAGACAGAGGTGGGAACTGGGTCTGAAGcatcacacacgcacgcacgcggacacacacacactctaattGAAACACGCCCCCTCTCTCCTCTGGGACCTGTTACTGTCTGATTGGCTCAGATGTTTATCAGTCGTCGGCTCCACGCCCACTCATCATTGGCTTGTTACAGCGacaggccccgccccctcctggcAGACTGAACTGTGGGAAAAATAACCCTCAATTAATAGGATGATTAGTTTCTTGATTAATGGGGTAGTCTATAAAAGGAAACGTCTTGAAATATTTTGATGTCAGTCCAAAATCCAAAATATCTAATTTCATTTGATacaaacatggaaaagcagaaCATCTATATTTTTCAGAGGCTAAAATCTGCATTTTCAAATATTTAACACTAACCCAGAGGTGGAAGGAGTACTTagcttgtacttaagtaaaagtagaagtaccagagtgtaggaatactctgttacagtgaaagtcctgcattcaaaatgttcctcaagtgaaagtagaaaagtattctcatctaaatatagtgaaagacagtaaaagtagtcgttgtgcagattggtccatttcagaataatatatatgatatgttttataatgattgatcatgaaagtgttttcaaagctggtgaaggtgcagctagtctgaagtactttgtagactgcagggtagctggtggaggtgcagctagtctgaagtactttgtagactgcagggtagctggtggaggtgcagctagtctgaagtactttgtagactgtagggtagctggtgaaggtgcagctagtctgaagtactttgtagactgcagggtagctggtggaggtgcagctagtctgaagtactttgtagactgtagggtagctggtgaaggtgcagctagtctgaagtactttgtagactgcagggtagctggtggaggtgcagctagtctgaagtactttgtagactgcagggtagctggtggaggtgcagctagtctgaagtactttgtagactgcagggtagctggtggaggtgcagctagtctgaagtactttgtagactgtagggtagctggtgaaggtgcagctagtctgaagtactttgtagactgcagggtagctggtggaggtgcagctagtctgaagtactttgtagactgcagggtagctggtggaggtgcagctagtctgaagtactttgtagactgcagggtagctggtggaggtgcagctagtctgaagtactttgtagactgcagggtagctggtggatttactccaggtggaactaaaggctgattcaacacttgattagatttcacatcattcatccacatctgtagagtaactaaagggattaaatacgtgcagtggagtagaagtacacattttACTTCTGAACTGTAGGGAGTAGAACTACAAAGAAGTATACAAATTATAtcctcaagtaaagtacctcaatattgtacttaagttcagtacgtgagtaaatgtacttagttactttacacctctAAGTTTCTACTCGTGTTTCTTGGTGTCCAGCATTAAAAATATGGTATTTACCTcaatgtatttttaaaataaactAAGCGAATAAATGCATTATTAAACATCAACAcgtataaaatattcataatgACAAATAAATCACTGAAAGTGtcattttttataaatatttattGATCTGTCACCTCACAGAAACATTTTGCATCGCAGATGAACATAACATAATAACATATTTTACAAAAGtgttaaaacaataaaagcacCAACAGttccttcacaataaaagaaACTCAATCTGGTTACTGATtattctgcttcttcttctctgaCAGAAATAACACACGTCGCAGCATCTCGTTATAACAGAACACAATCTAGCATTTTAATAATGACTGAATGCTGCACTATGTGAATATCACACGCACTCTCAGGCCGATACAACAATGTGTTTCTAAAGGACTGCTCCACTGTTTCAATGAATACTTCATCATCTTTGTTTCACCTCTCCAGGTCCACGGGCGATCGTTGTAGAGATTTCAAGTCTCTTTGTAGAGATTTCAAGTCTCGTTGTAGAGATTTCAAGTCTCTTCCTCGATCACACGTTTCTTTGAGTGTCCTTTTGCAGTGGGGGGCCCCAGACACCTTCAGCCCCCGGCCCATTAAGACCCTTCATTACTCCATCCATGGCTGGAGGAACTGCAGAAGTCCTCCACAGTCCTGGTCGTCCATCAGACCGTCTCCACAGCTGGAGTTCGGAGACGacccttcttcctcctcctcctcctcctcctcctcctcgtcttcctcctgATCCACGCTGCCCGAGCGGCCCCTGGTTGCCACGGTGATGCCGTCCTGCTCCGTCACCACCTGCTCCAGGAAGCCGATGTAGCGCAGGGCGAGGCGCAGTATCTCGTTCTTGCTGAGCTTCCTGTCGGGGGGGTGCGTGGGGATGAGGCTCCGCAGGTCGCTGAACGCTCCGTTAACGTTCTGCTGACGCCAACGCTCCCGACTGTTGGTGCTCACCTGGCGGGGGAGAGAGTCTGcgggggagagaggagagggagagaggtcaGCTGGAGGCGAGAGGTCTGAACAGGAacctttttttgattttgatcATTATCATTTTTGTACGATCATATTGTCCCTTGCTTGATGCACGatcaataacaacaaaaaacaacaatgttCAATCCATTCTGCTTTCTGTGACGAATACAATTATTAGTAGGTTTTAGTGTGTCGTCttattttaatgtgttttcCAGATGAATGTATTTACGCATCTTTTCAGGTATACTCTGTGGACATTGAAATATCAATTCCTTAtttttataatatatttatttaaggtCAATGTTTGTGGTCGTATTTCCATCGgtcttatcttttttttttttttttaagtaggGTACAATGGATAAATTAACTTTGATATCAAATCGAATACGATGTGTTCTGGTTGTAAACTCACCGGGACTGATCTTGTAGGAAGTCGTCCTTTGTTTCATCTTGATGCTTTGATCTGGATCACTGCTGAGAGAAACACAGAGATAGATGTTACAGTTAGAAACACACTTTAAAACACACGAGTTTGTCAAAGATATCGatgtcatgttgtttaaagcaaATAATATATAGTGACTGCTTCCTGTCTTCCAtcgaaaggtcaaaggtcagagaGAATATAGCTGTACTGACAGGTTAACAGAATCATGTTTTGTTGAATATTTTACAGAGACTAACTTCAGTGTTTACATTCATTTGATATTTCCTAATTTCCTAATATCGACATGAAGGATCCCAGCACAATGCATATTGTCTGTACTGTGAACTCGTGTACATCCCCCTATTATTTTGTACTACACAcaactatattatatattttacatAATTATGTGAATGTACTTCTGTTCAttgtcttttttctttcttttatatttatgatttttttacttttgcagTAAGCTACTtgtattttatgtatttgttattaatgtgtttattgATTATCATGCTATGAACACCAAAAGCAAACCTACTACTGCCTGCATTTTTGTTGTAATTATACTGAGTTCAGAGTGGGCTACTGTAATACAAGTTTTCTGTGTAAACTAAATACAAGATATACATACCACAACCTTAGTCAAATAATAAGCAACCTAGTTTTTAAAACAggcataacaaacaaacaaacaattcaCGTTAAAAACAAGTATTTTCTGTTTCACCTGTTGGAGGTGTGGAAGTCTCGTCCAATCAGCGGAGGTCTCAGCTGGTTGATCCGGGTTTGGCGCTGTGTTTCCGGGGCAGCAGTCAGTCGGTTGTCCGGTGTCTCTCTGGAGCTTCAGGTTCCTTCGGTCTCCTCTCGTCTCCTCCTCGTCTGTTTTATACTCAGCGTTTGCCTCTCTGCGTGTCGTGATGCGTCGTTTCCATAGAGATGCCATTAATTGTAGACAGTCCCATTAACCCGAGGGTCCCAGGAAGCAGCACCCCAGGGACCCGCAGGAGCCAGAGGGGccgcctctccccacccccGCTGGAGGAGTCGTGTTTTCCGGCGTCTCCCCCTCCGTCACGACCCGGAGCTCTGGCTGGTTGTCGCCCCAACAAACACACCCCCTTTTCACTATCTGTTGTATTTATCTGAGACAACTCATGTTAGAATATTCCCACCACCAGCAgcgaatgaaaagtgaacgtcTCAGctacaaataaatatgtttaataTTGTGAATGCTTTGAGGGTTTTTTAATTAGAAGATTTTCTATAAAAGTAATTTTGTGTATCTGTGCCAACAAacctatttgaacatttaactTGAACAACATTTAATAGATATCTGCAAAAATTGCAcagctttttttaaattgttcatctttttttctcaaaaccGCCAAAACGGTGGCCAGCAAGTGCAACAAGTGGATGCTTTTTACAATGAAATTGATCCTTTTCATTGTCTAATACTTTGTACTTCAATGAATACATTTCAAAGGCAAATGTTTATATTTTATCTGAGTACTTTATTTTACAAATTCAGATTAGTAGCTACAAGTATAAACTATGTCGAATTTTGAGAAAGACTCATTATTTTATGatgaaaaaaaggaaaagtcAGAGTACAATATGTTGAAAAAATCATAGTATGTAACATGACAAAAACACAAGATAATATGTAAAATAAATCATAGTGTAATATGTCGAAAAAtatgataaaaagtcataaaatAATGTCGAAAATATCATGAAAGAAGTCTATATAAAATATAGAAAAGGTAATAGTATAGTAAGTATGAAAAAAGTCATAATGTATCGTTTGTGGTAATTTATTGTCCTTTCTACTGTTTTTGTACCTTTTAGTAAACTGTGCTTTGTTCGCCTTGAGCCTGTGTCCTAAACAATGGTTAAAATGTCAGAAGTATTTCCCTGTGAGGATGTTGATGATCAGAGAGGGGGCTCAGTAACAGATAATCCGTGTTGAGGAGGCTCCCCCTGCTGGCTTCAGGACATACTGCTCATCCACACAATACtgcacttttcttttctttatatTGTCAAGCCCTGGGGCAACACCACATGAGTTTAAAATGGCTTCAAATGGAAGAAAAAGTCTCAACTTGAAAATGCTGGCAACATATTTGGACGTTTGCTTTCAGTTGATCCATAAATTAAATGATGTATTGATCATAGTTGGATGGAGATTGAGATCTAGAGACTGTTTCCATGGTAATAGAGTTGTTTATATATGGTTATAAACAGAGGAgagaagtaactaagtagatttcctcaagtactacttaagtactattttgagatacttgtactttactagagtatttcaatttgttagtactttgtacttttactgcacGCCatatatttaatccctttagttacttcacagatctggatgaatgatgtgaaatataatcaagtgttgaatcagactttagttccacctggaataaatccaccagctaccctgcagtctacaaagtacttcagactagctgcaccttcaccagctaccctgcagtctacaaagtacttcagactagctgcacctccaccagctaccctgcagtctacaaagtacttcagactagctacaccttcaccagctttgagaacactttcatgatcaatcattataaaacatatcatatatattattctgaaatggaccaatctgcacaacgactacttttactgtctttcactatatttagatgagaatacttttctactttcacttgaggaacattttgaatgcaggacttttactgtaacagagtattcctacactctggtacttctacttttactcaagtacaagacctgagtacttctaattttactcaagtacaaga is a genomic window of Pseudochaenichthys georgianus chromosome 4, fPseGeo1.2, whole genome shotgun sequence containing:
- the LOC117445864 gene encoding T-cell acute lymphocytic leukemia protein 1 homolog, yielding MKQRTTSYKISPDSLPRQVSTNSRERWRQQNVNGAFSDLRSLIPTHPPDRKLSKNEILRLALRYIGFLEQVVTEQDGITVATRGRSGSVDQEEDEEEEEEEEEEEGSSPNSSCGDGLMDDQDCGGLLQFLQPWME